The genomic region CACAAAGAATAAAACTAATAGTAGTGATATTACATTATACTAAAGGCCTTCATGAAATATAATTTCTCTTTAATCACTAAATGAAACCAACTTTATAATAAATGTTTAGAAAAATTAACGCATGCATTGCTCATGCTTCTATACCTGTGCCATGCTTGCTCATAGCTAAATACTGAACTTTTCACAAGCTTCACAGCAAAAGCCTCTGTTATTCCATCTGCAATACTTTAAAAAGTAAGCAACAGCTGACATGCTGAAATCCAAAGTCAACCGTATAATAGCAACATACCACTTCGTTGTAAAGCAGACAAGAAAGCTTCCTCGCTTTTTGTGCTTGTGTAGATGATCAGTGGCTTAGCTTGATATTTCACTGAAGAAATGTTACAGCCATACAGAAACAGATAAGATACATTAAGGTTTGCTTTGCTTAATAGTCACTGAACTAATATAAGTTATAGACACGAACAGATTACGTTTGGTTACTATGTAATTCACTAAGAAGAACACCAATCAGATTTCAGAATCAGGAAGTAGTACCAAATCAATAGGAGTAGAGAATATAGGCTTCCTACAGAAACACGAATCACATACCCATATCAATTAGTGGGAAGTCCATGCTACCATCTTCCCAGAGTTCCATCACGTGAAGTTGGCGAATACTGGAATCATAATAAGAAACTCCCACTCTGAAAATTAAGCGCCGCAAATCCATCAATTTCGGACTCTACTATTCGATCAATAGCAAAAGGCAAGACATATACAGCAGATAACATAAGCAACATTGGCTATAAGTCATAAAAAAAGAGAGGCAATTATACGCGGTTGATAAAAAAGATAAGGTAAGGAAAGCTAAGAACTAAGGACTCACCGGTGACCTTGTCGAATACATGCCATGTACACCTTCATTTAAATCCAAAATAAAAAATAGAAAATAAGAAACCTCACTAACCAAATTGAACAGAAATAATTACAAATCAGATATAGTAAAACTTCGTCATACCTAGTTTTACTCAACAATAATAGTAGTCTCTACTATGAAGAATTAAACGAAAATTTAAAGAAATATGAGATGAATGATCATCTGATCTAATTTTCTTGATTTTCTCAGCAAATTTCACTAGTGAGAATATCAAATTGTGTGAGCCTTATGATCTAAACTCAAAACCTAACCTAACATAACAGGAAAGAACGATCAATTTTGGTTTGAATCGAGTAGCGATTTCCCTAATTTGGATAACATCAAGTAAAACCTGGACTAAAAACGATTTCCAGGCAGAAAACCAAAACGGAAGGGAGAGAAACTGATGAACTAACCTGAGGCAGAGCTTCGGTTTCGTCCATTTCCTCCACCATTTCGGCGACCGAGTTGCGACTCAGACGAGCAGAGAGAGCGAGTTGGCTCAGTCACAGAGAGTCACGCAGTTCTAGGCGGGAGAAGTCCCGGACTCGCATTATATTGGCTAACCCGTGGTGGTCTTTTTGGGCCGGGCCGTGAAAAGAGACCCAAATAAATAAATAAATGAAAGCCCAAAAACAGAAAGTTAAATTTAGAGAGCAGAAAGAAGTGAGAAGAAAGAGCCCTAAACCCCGAGATCGAATGGCTTGGTGGAGAGCTCGTGCTGTTTCGTCGGCGATCTTGAGTAGGCTCCTCAGCCGCTCGGGCGCCACCGACGTCGCCGCCGTTTCCCGCCGCAGTTTCTCCACAGGTAGACATCTCGGTATTTTCTTTTTGAACTCGTTTGATTAAAATTAGGATGAGGGAAGAAAATTAGAGAAATGAGGATTTTGGTTCAAGTTTGGTATTGCTGTTAGTCAAAGATTGGGTTTATAGAAGATGGGGAAGTCTGTTGTGAGTTTGCTGCATTGCGGCGGAAGCATGTGTAGACTTGAGTGAGCTTAACTTAGGATTGATTAGGTTCGAATTTTGGGAATATAGATGGGTTCAATTCAATTTCTGCTTTGGTTTAAGCTTGAGTTTGAATTCGAATTCAAATTCAAATAACTTGGAATCGGTTGCTGCTAGGCAGCTTGTTGATTGTTGGATTTGGTTTTGGATTATTGCTTAGTAACTCAATTAGTATTCTCTGGTATTTGGCTATGCTGAACCAATTAGTATTCAATTTATGATTTTTTTATTCTTTTCTGCGCTTGTTTGTATTGTAATTATTGTGCTCATTCCGTGAGCAATCAGAACCTCCTCAGCGATAGCTTTATCAAACAAATAATAAATAAAAAGTTGCTGGTGGTGTAAGTTCACTTTTAAAAAGAGTTTCTTTGAGGTTGAGCCCAGCCGGGTTCCAGTTCCTGGTTCTGCTCCTATGTTCATCTTGACCGCTAGGAGATTTAGGGAAACTGTTGAACGATACTCAATTGTTTCTATTGCTGCACAAGATTGATTCATTCTGGTTTTTGTTTGTGAATGTTAAGTAGTTTGTTTTCCTGAGATTTTGATGTACAAGTGAATCTTACTGATAGATATTGTGTACTTTCCTTGATGTAGGTAATCAGTTTTTTACTTATGACATCAATTCACAATACGGAAGTTGCATGCCGCTTTCTGCTATGCACATTCAAGCCAAAATACACAACATTGAGTTAAACCCTGGTCAGGGTGGCAAGTTAGTTCGGGCTCCAGGAACTTGTGCAAAGATTCTGAAAGAACCCACAGAGAAAGGATGTCTTGTGAGACTGCCTTCAGGTGTTGAAAAGTGGATTGATTCCAAGTGTCGGGCCGTTATTGGTGAGGTCCCAAGTAAAGGAAAAAAGCCTAAGAAGCTTTATAAAGCTGGGCAAAGCCGGTGGTTAGGCATCAGACCAACAGTTAGAGGAGTGGCAATGAATCCATGTGATCATCCTCATGGCGGAGGGGAGGGCAAGAGCAAGAGCAGTGGATCTCATGGGAAATGTTCCCGAACACCTTGGGGCAAGCCTTGTAAGGGTGGGTACAAGACTGGACCCAACAAGCGTAAGAAGTAGCGTTCATCATTTTCTTTGTTTTGACATTACTCTTTGATTGAGCTTTTTGATGAATTCAGATATTAAAAATGTCTCTTCTTAGATGTTTAACTGATGATAAAATTTGAAGGTTTTCATACGTTTTTTCTTGAAGTTGGTTTGTAGATTAGTCTGAATTGGTTTACGTGTTAGGAATAAAGCATGTTCAATGCTGGTAGCTCATATGCAGTTCATATTCTCTATCTTATATTCATTTCCTTGTTTGGTCTTGTGCTAAGAAAAGTATGGTATTGAATATGCAGAATTGCTAAGAATGCAAAATAGCTCTTTTGATAGAATTGCTGTAAAATCAATGATATCTTTTTTTTATTTTGAAGGAGATAAACAATATCTTTAAAATAACCATCTTTCAGCAATTCTATCGTATATTCATGAATGCTTCAGAAATTCATATGCTTTTCATCTGTAAACCTCTTTGATCATAATAATAAGATCTGTGTTATGGAATGCAAACATTACATTCCAAAGAGGATCATCTAATCCTAACATTAGGAATCTGTGTTATGGAATGCAAACGTTACATTCCAAAGAGGATCATCTAATCCTAACATTAGGAAGGAACAGTACCCGAATGCAAATTCTAGGCCTTCTAAATAGAATTTGGCTTCTCTGTTTGGATTTATGTTGTTTGGATTTGTTTTCAAATGTCTCCTCAACATGGTCTAATAGAAGTAAGAAGGGTGTGCGCCCATTAATGAAAACCACAGTTCCAAATTCACTACTTTTATGTGGACAACACAATCATTAATTCATCTGCTGAGACAAGAGAAATGAATGGCATTGTGCCAATGCCTTTTGACCTTTTGTGGTGCAACTGGTGCTCGCTTACCAATTTTTTTTTAGTGTGAACACTTGCCATATTGTTACACATAGACTTGAACGACTTGACGGATAAAGAAGTCAACCACTGTGCGCAATTGATTTTCAGCCTCATTGAGGTTTAGTTTGGTACAGCTTTATTTTAAAAAAAAAATCAGCTTTTATCCGAACTTTTAGATTTTATAGTGTTTGGTAAATAAAAGAAAAACAGTTTTTTAAAAAAATTATAGGTCACTGGCGACAACTTTAGAAGCAACCTGAAGGTTATTTTTAAAAGCAGCTGTCACTAAAAACATTATAAATTAATAAATTTTATCTTGACAACACTTTTAAAACTAATATTTACCAAACACAAAATTGTTTTAATTCACAGCTGATTATTTTCACAGTACAGTAACAGTAGTTTTTTTTTAAGCACAGTAATACTAAACTAGCCCTGAGTATTACCACCAACCCACACTCTTTAGTGAGGTTAAAGTTAATATTTAAAACTAATATTTACCAAACACAAAATTGTTTTAATTCACAGCTGATTATTTTCGCAGTACAGTAACAATAGTTTTTTTTTTAAAGTCACAGCAATACTAAACTAGCCCTAAGTATTACCACCAACCCACACTCTTTAGTGAGGTTAAAGTTAAAGTTTTACCACCAACACACTTTAATAATTTAACGTTAAAATTTAAAGGGTTAAACTGAATTTAATCCTTTGTAACATATGAGATGTTAAAGTTTATATGAGATGTTGAAGTTTGAGTAGAAACTGCTTCCATACGTAAAGATATTATAGAAAAGATTGTTAAAGATGTTCCAAACTCGCAATCGAACCTCAGTTCCGCATTGCTTCTCCTTCATTTCCTCCATAAAAATGGGTTAATGCCTTAATGGCCTATTTTAGTCCAAATTCTCGTGTTCTTCATGGAAAGTGGAAATCAGTTGTGGAGATAACAAAGCATTAAAGTTTGCACGAAGACCATGTAATAAATTGTCTATTCTAATAAGGTAAC from Fragaria vesca subsp. vesca linkage group LG3, FraVesHawaii_1.0, whole genome shotgun sequence harbors:
- the LOC101300323 gene encoding 60S ribosomal protein L2, mitochondrial-like; the protein is MAWWRARAVSSAILSRLLSRSGATDVAAVSRRSFSTGNQFFTYDINSQYGSCMPLSAMHIQAKIHNIELNPGQGGKLVRAPGTCAKILKEPTEKGCLVRLPSGVEKWIDSKCRAVIGEVPSKGKKPKKLYKAGQSRWLGIRPTVRGVAMNPCDHPHGGGEGKSKSSGSHGKCSRTPWGKPCKGGYKTGPNKRKK